The genomic region TCAAGGAAATCCATGGGGACTTAACCGTAAAGAACGTGCCAATTGGCGTGATGCTTTAGAGGATGTTATGATTCCAACTGCAAAAGAATTGAAAAAAGCAGGAGAAGAGTTTGATTATTTGTTCTTTGTTGGATCAATGGGTTCTTATGATAATCGAAGTCAAAAGCTTACTCAATCGTTTGCCCGTCTTTTAAATAAGGCTGGAGTAAAAATTGCGATTCTTGGAAATGAAGAGAAGAACTCTGGGGATACGCCCCGTCGTCTTGGAAATGAGTTTTTATTCCAAGAACTTGTGAACGCCAATATTGAAACGTTTACAAAGTATGGGGTAGATAAAATTGTTACAATGGATCCACATGCGTTTAACACACTCAAGAATGAATACCCTGAATTTGGTTTAGAAGCAGAGGTGTATCATCATTCAGAGTTGTTAGAAAAACTAATTAAGGAGGGAAAACTGACACCGAAAAATAAGGTAGATGAAGTAATTACGTACCATGATTCTTGTTACTTAGGACGCTACAATAATGTGTATGATGCACCTCGTGAAATTTTAAAGGCGATTCCGGGTGTGAAGCTTGTAGAGCCTGAGCGGAACCGGGAGAACTCGATGTGCTGCGGTGCCGGCGGAGGATTAATGTGGATGGAGGAAGATAAGGGAACGCGTGTCAATGTTGCAAGAACCGAACAACTTCTTGAAACGAATCCAACGATCATTAGTACAGGCTGTCCATATTGTTTAACGATGATCGGTGATGGCACAAAGGCAAAAGAGGTTGAAGGTCAAGTGGAAACTTTAGATATTGTAGAGATTATTGAGCGCTCAGTCGTTAGCTAGGGATTATGTATATACGTTACTTATAAAAGAGGTAACAATTCTTTAACTAACACTGGAAATGGGTCAATATGGACCGAAATACTTTTTTCATATGAGGAGAGGGTTTAAATGAATAATCAAAATATCTTAGTAGAAAAAGAAGGTCAAATTGGAATTATTAAGCTCAATCGCCCAGAAGTCAGAAATGCCTTGGATGGGAAAACCTTATTGGAAATAAGTAATGCCTTGGATTTCCTAGAGAATGAGGATGAAATAGGGGTTATTGTTATTACAGGGACTGGAGAAAAGTCATTTGCAGCGGGAGCCGATATTAAACAGTTAAGAGAAAAGTTGCCAACAGATGCTCTCGTTCCGGGAATGTCTGGTGTTTATCGCAGGATTGAAAATTGCAATAAAGCAACTATAGCAGCTATTAACGGATTTGCATTGGGCGGGGGGTGTGAACTGGCAATGGCCTGTGATATTCGGATTGCAGCTGAACATGCAAAATTTGGACTTCCAGAACTTAATTTATCCATTATTCCAGGTGCAGGCGGAACCCAGCGTTTAGCCCGGATCATTGGAAAGGGAAGAGCGTTGGATATGATTTTGACCGGCGAAATGCTAACAGCAAAGCAGGCAGAAGAAGTGGGATTAGTTTCTAAAGTGGTTCCAATGGAAGAATTGTGGGAAGTTGTGAAAACGAAGGCAGAGAAAATTTTAACGAAAGGACCACTTGCTGTCAGAATGGCTAAGCTGGCCGTAAACAAAGGATACGATACCGATATGGAAACTGCACTAATGATTGAAAAATTGGCACAGGCCGTATTATTTGGATCAAATGATAAGAATGAAGGAACACAGGCATTTATTGATAAAAGACAAGCCCAATTTACAGGGATGTAGACGAAAGGAAGAAAAATGAAAGGTGGTGACGTATGAAGACAGAAAATTGTAGGATGTCGATTATACCCAAGTTTTTAGCGGGGCATTAAGTTTAATGATTGATGCATTCAAGAGCTTCTTAGGGAAACTGAAATTAACGAAATCACAAAGAAAAGAGGGAAACTTATGAGGTGGTTTGTTCTATTACTATTATTCCTTGGGGCCATCATAAACTTTGCAGATAAATCAATCGTTGGACTTGCAGCTGTGCCTATTATGGAGGAATTTAATCTTAGTGCTCTAGAGTGGGGACTAGTAGGAAGTAGTTATTATTGGCTTTACCCTGTAACAGGTATTTTTGGAGCTGCATTGGCAGATAAATACGGAGCTAAAAAAGTACTCGGATTTATTATGTTGTCGTGGACAGTTTTGCAATTTGGAGTGCTGGCCATTGCCGCATTGCCGCTTTTAATCGTTTACAGAGTTTTGTTAGGGGCATTCGAAGGTCCGTATAGTCCAATTGCTTACAATCATGCTGATAAGTGGTTTCCACCGAAACAGAGAGGTTTTGCCAATTCAGTAATCGTTGGGGGCGGCACAGTTGGCGCAATGATTGTTGCACCCGTTTTAGTTTCTTTAATTACCATATTTGGATGGAAGATCGCGTTTGCCATTCTGGGTGTAGCTAGTTTTGTATGGTTCTTCTTATTCCAATTTTTAACGAAAGAAAATCCGGTTGAAGTATATAAAGAAGCACAAAAAGTAAAGAAAACAAAGCTTGAGAAAATCAAATTAAAGGATTTCCTTTTAATTTTGGCTTCGCCGACTGCCCTATTTACCACACTAGCCTATTTCTCAACCTATATACTTGTTGTTTGGTTTTCAGTTTGGCTGCCTATTTATTTAGTAGAATCAATAAAAATGACTTCAGCACAAATGGGATATGGCATAGCGATCATTGGTATTGTTTCTGTAGCGATTTATATGGGAGTTTCTGTACTATCTGATTATTTATTTAAGAAAAATCAAAATTGGCGTGTTTCAAGGGTTTACATTGTTGCAGGATCATTGATTTTAGGGGCAATATTGTTAGCCACAACTACAATCTATCAAAATCCAATCTGGGTTATTGCAGCAATGTGTTTAGCAAAAGGTCTCACATATGCCATTTTACCGATCGGGCCAACCATAATGATTAATGAGATGCGTGAGCGTGGCGGCCTAATGACAAGTATTCTCACATCATCTGGTAACCTGGCAGGAATTGTTGCACCACTTATAACGGGTTATATTATCAGCTTAGCTGGTGGAGATAGATTGGCCGGCTATAACTTATCAATTTTGTTCATGGCTGCTATAGTTGGAATCTTTGGTATCCTATTTGCAATTTTTGTTAAACCTTCTATTGGAAAAAGCAAAGATATAAAACAGCCAGAAGTATTGGATAAATCTGTTTAAAATATTCATAATACTCAGTTAATATAACGAGAATAAGTTGTAAAAATAGTAGAAAAAACAAGCAAAGGGGAGGAGTTAGATGCAAATGAATACGATTAAAAAAATTGCCGTAGTTGGTTCAGGGGCGATGGGGTCTCAAATTGCAATGGTGTGTGCACTAGGTGGTTACTCTGTCGTCTTATACGATATAGAAAGTAAAAGTCTAGATAAGGCAAAGCAATCACTTCAAGGTCATATGAACCGAAGAATACAGAAAGGAAGAGTAAGAGAAGAGGAGGTAAGTGAAGCCTTCAGTAACATTCTTTTTACTGAAGATTTAGATGAATTAAAGGATGTTGATTTTGTTATTGAGGCGATTGTGGAAAAATTAGAGGTAAAACGTGAATTATTTAAAAGATTAGATGAAATAACGCCAAAGCATGCAATATTAGCAACGAATAGCTCGACAATTGTTAGTTCAAAACTAGCAGATGCAACAAATCGCCCTGAAAAGGTCTGTAACGTACACTTCTTTAACCCGGTTCTAGTTATGGAACTTGTTGAAATAGTAAGTGGTTCTCATACTTCTGAGGAAACAGCCCAAATAGCAGTAGAAGTTGTAAAAAGTATACAAAAGATACCAGTATTGTTGAAAAAAGAAATTTCTGGATTTGTTGCTAATCGAATTTTAGCGAAGTTAATGGATGAGGCTGTATTTTTATTAGAAAATGGGTATGCCAGTCACGAGGAAATAGATCTTGTTTGCACAAAAGCATTGAACCATCCGATCGGTCCATTTGCATTAATGGATTTAACAGGAATTGATGTTAACTATTTTGTTCGAATGCAAAGATATGAGGAAAGTGGCAATGAGGCGGATATGCCAGCTAAAATTGTACAAGAAAAAGTCCGTAAAGGGGAGCTGGGAAGGAAAACAGGTAAGGGCTTTTACACATACGAACAATCAAGTGTTGAAGTATAAGCTAGTTAGTGGCCCCTTTCAAAAGGAGGAGTGAATTTTATGCTGTTATCCAAAATCATTCAATTGACTACAGACATAAAAAGCCATAAATCTTCACTAAACCAAGCAGCCAATCAAAAAGACCAATATAATAAGGAATTTTTAAGGATAAAAAACAATCTAGACAAGGAAATTATTGAACTAAAGCGATTTTTACCTCCAAAATAAGTAGAACGGTGTGTTTTTGCCAAAGTTTAAATGAATACGAAAGAATAATAGATTTACAGGAAAATGTATTTATAAAAATTAATATAGTTGAATTATTTTAAGGAGGAAAAAACAATGACTCTATTATTATCCGATGAAATGCTTCAAATGAAGACGATGATTCGTAATTTCGTAGATAAGGAAGTGGAACCATTTGCACAACAAATTGAGGAAGACGATGCGATTCCGCAACATTTAGTTGAAAAGTCAAAAGAATTAGGATTATTCGGAATGAGTATTCCAGAAGAATATGGTGGAATTGGTTTAAATACAGTTGAAAAGGCAACGATCTTAGAACAACTAGGTAGAACACATAATGGTTTTGTCTCTCTCATTAGCGCTCATACAGGAATTGGAAGTACAGGGATTGTGAAATTAGCCTCTGAGTATTTAAAAAATAAATATTTACCCGATATGGCTGCCGGTAATAAAATTGGTGCATTTGCGTTATCTGAACCGGGAGCAGGATCTGATGCAACGAATTTAGCAACAAGGGCAGAGAAAAAAGGCGACTATTGGGTTATGAATGGTACGAAACATTTCATTACAAATGGACCGGTTGCTGATGTTTATACCGTGTTTGCCTTAACGGATAAAGAGAAAGGTGCAAAAGGCGGAATTACTGCCTTCTTAGTTGAAAGAGACTTCCCTGGATTGATTGTTGGTAAAAAGGACAAGAAAATGGGATTAAGAGGTTCATATACTTCTCAAATTATTTTTGAAGACTGTATAATCCCAGAAGAAAATGTAATTGGTGAAGTAGGCATGGGATATATGTCAGCACTTAAAATCTTAGGTGAAGGACGGGTAAGTCTTGCAGCGAGAGCAGTGGGATCATGCGATAAATTAATTGAATTATCTGCCAATTACGCGAAAGAGCGTGTACAATTTGGTAAGCCAATTGCTGAAAACCAAGCGATTCAATGGATGCTTGCAGACATGGCGACGGAAACAGAAGCTGCTAGAACATTAACCATGATGGCAGCACAAAAGATAGATGAAGGTAAAAAGGTCATTAAAGAGGCTTCAATGGCAAAACTGTTTGCCTCCGAAGTTTTTAATAAAGTAGCAGATAAGGCTGTACAAATTCATGGCGGGATGGGATATGTGGCAGAATATCCGGTTGAACGTTTTTATCGGGATGCCCGCATTACGAAGATATATGAAGGGACAAATGAGGTTCAACGCTTAGTCATCGCAAGAAATGTCTTAGCAGAGTGCTAATAGAATTGGTTGTGCCACTGTGGAGAAAGAAATTCAATTTCACGGTGGCACAAGCTTTAAGGATTATTTGAAAGGAGAGGATTTAATGAATCGTCCATGGTATAAGAATTATCCATATAAAGAGGATGTACAAATTCCCGAAGAATCCCTATATATCCTCCTTGATAAAACAGTCAGACTGTATGGTGACCAACCAGCAGTGATTTTTGAGGATAAAATAGTAACCTATATTGAACTTAAAGATCAAGTTGATCGCTTAGCATCGGCATGGAAAGAATTAGGATATCAAAAAGGTGAAAGAATAGGATTAATGCTGTCGAATCATCCTGACTACATCATTTCTTATTATGCTGCACTTTCGCTTGGGCTGATTATTGTACAAGTTAATCCCATGTATACCCCCCGTGAACTTTTACAGATTCTGTACGATTCCAAATTAACTTACCTTGTCACAGATCCTCCTGCATTAGAAACTGTACGTAAAGTATATGACAACTATCGTTTCCGGCATATTATGCTGTCACAAATGACGGTTGACCATCAAGAAGATGATATATTTCAAAATTTAGATGAATTAAAAGGTCATTCGAAAACCTTTGAAAAACCTGTTTCTATATCGGTACATGATGACGTTGCAATCATACAGTATACAGGCGGTACTACCGGAAAAATGAAAGGAGCCATGTTGACCCATTACAATTTAATGGCCAATGTTATTCAAAGTTACGCCGCGTACAAAGGAAAATTACAGCTTGGACAGGAAGTTGTCTTGGCAGCTACGCCGCTCTACCATGTATATGCAATGACAAGTGCAATGAATTTTGGGATATTCATTGGGGGAACCATTCTATTGATCAGGAAATTCGATATTGATTATGTACTAGAGTCTATTAAAAAGTATCGGCCCACTTTCTTCCCAGGGGTCCCTAAAATGTACAACGCATTTATCAATCATCCTCAGGTGGAGAGCTACGGATTGGATTGTATAAAAGTGTGTTCTAGCGGTTCAGCGCCACTCCCCGTTGATGTGATTAAACGTTTTGAGTACTTAACCAATGCAGTTATTAGCGAGGGGTATGGCTTATCTGAAACGTCACCGACCACACACCGAAATCCAACAAATGGAACGAGGAAAGTTGGCAGTATAGGAATTCCAGTTCCTTTTACCGATTGTTTGATTGTTGATGATTATGGACAAGAATTACCGCCGATGGCTATTGGAGAATTATTAATTAGAGGACCTCAGGTAATGAAGGGGTATTGGGGCAATAAGGATGAAACGAACAAAGCCTTACAAAATGACTGGCTGTATACTGGGGATTTAGCGATGATGGATCAAGACGGTTACTTTTTTATCGTTGGCCGAAAAAAGGAAATGATCATTGTAGGCGGCTTTAATATTTATCCTCAAGAGGTTGAGGGTGTTCTATATGAACATCCTAATATAAAGGAAGTAGCTGTGGCCGGTATTCCAAATGAAGTGGAAGGAGAAATCGTTAAAGCCTATATCGTTCCAAAGGACGGATGTCAAGTTGATTTGGAGGAAGTCCGAGGTTATTGTTATCAAAAACTAACCCGTTATAAAGTACCGAAAGAGTTTGAAATAAGAGATTCATTACCACGAAACACAGTTGGAAAGTTACTTAAGAGGATTCTCATTCAAGAGGAAAAGGAGAAAGACTCAATAACTACATCTAGCCATTGAAACAAATTTATATTATTAGTAGCAATAGAAAATTATATCCATTTTATAAGGAGAGAGAAAAGGTGAGTGAAAATATTGTTATTGTGAGTGCCGTTAGGACACCAATCGGACGTTATGGCGGGGCATTTAAAGAAATAAGTTCAGGTCATTTGGCGAGTATTGCCATAACAGAGGCGGTCAAAAGAGCAAATATAGCGCTCGAACAGGTGGATGAGGTTATTTTGGGAGAGGTCAGACAATCTACCGAATCCTCTAATGTAGCAAGGGTTGCTGCTCTTCGTTCGGGTATTTCTGAAACTGCCCCTGCTTTTACTGTAAATAGATTATGTGCTTCAGGAATGCAGGCAATCGCTTCAGCTGCACAGCAAATTAGTTCAAACCAAGCTAAAATAATTGTGGCCGGCGGTACGGAAAATATGAGCAGAGCACCGTTATATATAAGAAATACACGTTTTGGTGGGGACCGCTCCGTATTAGTAGATTCCAATACAGAAAATGGACAGCAGCCTCAGGAAGTATACGGAAGAAACTTGGGAATGGGGATTACAGCAGAAAATGTAGCTGAGAAATATAATATTTCAAGAGAGGATCAGGATGCTTTCGCAGTGGAAAGCCAACGAAGAACTGCAAAAGCGATAGAAGATGAAAAATTTAAGGCCGAAATCGTTCCAGTTGAAATCAAAGATAAAAAAGGTAAGGTGATAATTAATACTGATGAACACCCTCGTCCTAAAATTACAATAGAAAAGTTGTCAAGCTTAAAGCCGGTTTTCAAAGAAAACGGTACTGTTACGGCCGGCAACGCTTGCGGCCGGAATGACGGAGCATCGGCATTAGTCTTAATGAAAGAGAATGAGGCTGTACGCTTAGGCTTAAAACCGCTTGCAAGGATAGTAGATTGGTCGGCTGTAGGTGTCTCCCCTGAAGTAATGGGAGTTGGCCCTGTCCCAGCCGTCACGAAACTATTAGAACGTACAGGGAAAAAAATAGACGATATCGGTCTTTTTGAATTAAATGAAGCTTTTGCTTCCCAGTCATTGGCGGTTATACGTGAACTGCATCTTGACGTTAGCAAGGTCAACGTAAATGGCGGTGCGATTGCGCTGGGACATCCGGTTGGCTCAACTGGTGCCCGCATCGTCGTCACCTTAATTCATGAACTGATTCGCCGTCAGGAAAGATTCGGGATTGCTACTCTGTGTGTAGGCGGAGGACAAGGTATGGCGATTATGATTGAAACCATTTAAGGTTATTCATTTATTATTCATTTATTAAATTCATAGATTATATGTGAAAGAAAACGGAATAATTAAGCAGGATTTAGATTCCCATCTTTTTTACTTAATCGTTCCTCTTAAGAGGTAACTATAGGGTGAAAATACTTTTTTTGGAAAATGGTAACAGACACTTAAAGTAGAGAAAAAGGAGTGAGGGATCGTGAGCGTTACAGTCAACGATATACGAGAAAAGTTTGAGGGCAGTTCATTCTTTTCATTAATAGGATTTGAAGTTGTTCATTATGAAGAAGAAAGTGCTGTACTCAAGTTGAAAATGAAAGAAGAATTACTAAATGTAAATGGACGTCTTCACGGAGGTATTCATGCTACTATGCTGGATACCGCACTAGGGATGGTCATTCGTTCCGTTACGAAGATGAATGTTGTTACAACCAATTTAAACATTCATTATCTGGCCGGAGTATCAGGAACAGAAATCTACGCAGAGGCAAAAATCCTTCAAATAGGCTACAAAACTGCCTTCGCAGAAGGAGAAATAAAGGATGCTGATGGGAAGGTAATCGCAAAAGGGGTCGGAACATTTAAGATTCTACGTAATGAAGATAAATAAATGAAGATAAATAAATGAAGAATGATGACAGGATGGATAAAAATGAGATTAAAACTTAAATACCCTTGTGTATGGAGGTATAAAAGATATGAAAAAAATCCCTTCAATTCTTCAAGGATTACGAATACCTGTAATCGGCTCACCGCTTTTTATTATTAGCAGCCCAAAATTAGTCATTGAGCAATGCAAGGCTGGTATTATTGGTTCAATGCCTGCTCTGAACGCCCGGCCGGCCTCTCAGCTTGATGAGTGGCTGGCCGAAATCACGGAGGAGCTTAAAGCTTACAACGCTCGAAATCCAGATCGGCCGGCTGCACCATTTGCCATTAATCAGAATGTGCATAAGACCAATAAACGGCTGGAACAAGACATGGAAGTATGTATAAAACATAAAGTCCCCATTATTATTACATCCTTGGGTGCACGAGAGGACGTTAATAAAGCCATACACAGTTATGGGGGGATCGTTCTTCATGATGTGATCAACAACTATTTCGCACATAAAGCAATAGAAAAAGGAGCAGATGGATTGATTGCTGTTGCATCAGGGGCAGGAGGCCACGCTGGTGTCAAAAGCCCTTTCGCTTTGATTCAGGAAATTAGACAGTGGTTTGATGGTCCACTCGCTTTAGCTGGTTCCATTGCTAGCGGAAAAGCGATCCTTGCTGCTCAGGTAATGGGTGCAGACCTTGCATATATTGGAACACCTTTCATTGCTACTAAAGAAGCAAATGCTTCTGATGCCTATAAGCAGGCAATCGTTGATGGTACGTCTGACGACATTATATATAGTAATCTCTTTACGGGGGTACATGGGAATTATCTGGCACCGTCTATTATAGCGGCCGGATTAGATCCTGACAGACTGCCTGTAAGTGACCCCTCTCAGATGAATTTTGCCAGGGAGACAAAACCATGGAAGGATATCTGGGGAGCAGGTCAAGGAATTGGGACTATTAAAGAGGTTATAACTGCTTCGGCATTCATAGATAAGCTTTATCAAGAGTATATTCAAGCGAGGCAGAGTATATTGAAGCAAATCCATTTTGATACTTCGAATAGCAATGAAGCAGTAAAGTAAAAGAATTACAAAGACAAAGATCAGATCAAAAGGGGGGCTGATTTGGATGATTGTTTCTAAAGAAGTATTAGATTTATATAATATGGAAGATGAATGGGCTTTTGCTGAACAGATTCGGTCCCGGAATAAACATACTCTGATTAATGAACTTGATATCGAATATTTAGAACTCACACCTGACCGCGTGGTTATGAATATGCCAGTAGGCCCCAAAACCTGGCAGCCAGCAGGCATCCTTCATGGCGGGGCATCAGTTGCTCTAGCGGAAACGGCAGCAACTATTGCAACAGCTATCAATATTGATCCGAATCAATTTCAGCCAGTAGGCATGGAAATCAATGCAAACCATATTCGGAGTAAAATGGACGGCGTGGTCACAGCCATTGCAATCCCTTTTCACAAGGGGCGCACGACGATGGTCTGGGATATAAAAATTACGGATGAAGATGAAAAATTAATTTGTATTTCTCGCTGTACAATAGCCGTTATTCGTAAAATAGAAAGATGAAAGGATATTGG from Niallia sp. XMNu-256 harbors:
- a CDS encoding hotdog fold thioesterase; amino-acid sequence: MEDEWAFAEQIRSRNKHTLINELDIEYLELTPDRVVMNMPVGPKTWQPAGILHGGASVALAETAATIATAINIDPNQFQPVGMEINANHIRSKMDGVVTAIAIPFHKGRTTMVWDIKITDEDEKLICISRCTIAVIRKIER
- a CDS encoding long-chain fatty acid--CoA ligase — translated: MNRPWYKNYPYKEDVQIPEESLYILLDKTVRLYGDQPAVIFEDKIVTYIELKDQVDRLASAWKELGYQKGERIGLMLSNHPDYIISYYAALSLGLIIVQVNPMYTPRELLQILYDSKLTYLVTDPPALETVRKVYDNYRFRHIMLSQMTVDHQEDDIFQNLDELKGHSKTFEKPVSISVHDDVAIIQYTGGTTGKMKGAMLTHYNLMANVIQSYAAYKGKLQLGQEVVLAATPLYHVYAMTSAMNFGIFIGGTILLIRKFDIDYVLESIKKYRPTFFPGVPKMYNAFINHPQVESYGLDCIKVCSSGSAPLPVDVIKRFEYLTNAVISEGYGLSETSPTTHRNPTNGTRKVGSIGIPVPFTDCLIVDDYGQELPPMAIGELLIRGPQVMKGYWGNKDETNKALQNDWLYTGDLAMMDQDGYFFIVGRKKEMIIVGGFNIYPQEVEGVLYEHPNIKEVAVAGIPNEVEGEIVKAYIVPKDGCQVDLEEVRGYCYQKLTRYKVPKEFEIRDSLPRNTVGKLLKRILIQEEKEKDSITTSSH
- a CDS encoding 3-hydroxyacyl-CoA dehydrogenase family protein, which encodes MQMNTIKKIAVVGSGAMGSQIAMVCALGGYSVVLYDIESKSLDKAKQSLQGHMNRRIQKGRVREEEVSEAFSNILFTEDLDELKDVDFVIEAIVEKLEVKRELFKRLDEITPKHAILATNSSTIVSSKLADATNRPEKVCNVHFFNPVLVMELVEIVSGSHTSEETAQIAVEVVKSIQKIPVLLKKEISGFVANRILAKLMDEAVFLLENGYASHEEIDLVCTKALNHPIGPFALMDLTGIDVNYFVRMQRYEESGNEADMPAKIVQEKVRKGELGRKTGKGFYTYEQSSVEV
- a CDS encoding MFS transporter, yielding MRWFVLLLLFLGAIINFADKSIVGLAAVPIMEEFNLSALEWGLVGSSYYWLYPVTGIFGAALADKYGAKKVLGFIMLSWTVLQFGVLAIAALPLLIVYRVLLGAFEGPYSPIAYNHADKWFPPKQRGFANSVIVGGGTVGAMIVAPVLVSLITIFGWKIAFAILGVASFVWFFLFQFLTKENPVEVYKEAQKVKKTKLEKIKLKDFLLILASPTALFTTLAYFSTYILVVWFSVWLPIYLVESIKMTSAQMGYGIAIIGIVSVAIYMGVSVLSDYLFKKNQNWRVSRVYIVAGSLILGAILLATTTIYQNPIWVIAAMCLAKGLTYAILPIGPTIMINEMRERGGLMTSILTSSGNLAGIVAPLITGYIISLAGGDRLAGYNLSILFMAAIVGIFGILFAIFVKPSIGKSKDIKQPEVLDKSV
- a CDS encoding thiolase family protein, translating into MSENIVIVSAVRTPIGRYGGAFKEISSGHLASIAITEAVKRANIALEQVDEVILGEVRQSTESSNVARVAALRSGISETAPAFTVNRLCASGMQAIASAAQQISSNQAKIIVAGGTENMSRAPLYIRNTRFGGDRSVLVDSNTENGQQPQEVYGRNLGMGITAENVAEKYNISREDQDAFAVESQRRTAKAIEDEKFKAEIVPVEIKDKKGKVIINTDEHPRPKITIEKLSSLKPVFKENGTVTAGNACGRNDGASALVLMKENEAVRLGLKPLARIVDWSAVGVSPEVMGVGPVPAVTKLLERTGKKIDDIGLFELNEAFASQSLAVIRELHLDVSKVNVNGGAIALGHPVGSTGARIVVTLIHELIRRQERFGIATLCVGGGQGMAIMIETI
- a CDS encoding enoyl-CoA hydratase-related protein encodes the protein MNNQNILVEKEGQIGIIKLNRPEVRNALDGKTLLEISNALDFLENEDEIGVIVITGTGEKSFAAGADIKQLREKLPTDALVPGMSGVYRRIENCNKATIAAINGFALGGGCELAMACDIRIAAEHAKFGLPELNLSIIPGAGGTQRLARIIGKGRALDMILTGEMLTAKQAEEVGLVSKVVPMEELWEVVKTKAEKILTKGPLAVRMAKLAVNKGYDTDMETALMIEKLAQAVLFGSNDKNEGTQAFIDKRQAQFTGM
- a CDS encoding acyl-CoA dehydrogenase family protein; this translates as MTLLLSDEMLQMKTMIRNFVDKEVEPFAQQIEEDDAIPQHLVEKSKELGLFGMSIPEEYGGIGLNTVEKATILEQLGRTHNGFVSLISAHTGIGSTGIVKLASEYLKNKYLPDMAAGNKIGAFALSEPGAGSDATNLATRAEKKGDYWVMNGTKHFITNGPVADVYTVFALTDKEKGAKGGITAFLVERDFPGLIVGKKDKKMGLRGSYTSQIIFEDCIIPEENVIGEVGMGYMSALKILGEGRVSLAARAVGSCDKLIELSANYAKERVQFGKPIAENQAIQWMLADMATETEAARTLTMMAAQKIDEGKKVIKEASMAKLFASEVFNKVADKAVQIHGGMGYVAEYPVERFYRDARITKIYEGTNEVQRLVIARNVLAEC
- a CDS encoding PaaI family thioesterase — protein: MSVTVNDIREKFEGSSFFSLIGFEVVHYEEESAVLKLKMKEELLNVNGRLHGGIHATMLDTALGMVIRSVTKMNVVTTNLNIHYLAGVSGTEIYAEAKILQIGYKTAFAEGEIKDADGKVIAKGVGTFKILRNEDK
- a CDS encoding nitronate monooxygenase family protein, whose product is MKKIPSILQGLRIPVIGSPLFIISSPKLVIEQCKAGIIGSMPALNARPASQLDEWLAEITEELKAYNARNPDRPAAPFAINQNVHKTNKRLEQDMEVCIKHKVPIIITSLGAREDVNKAIHSYGGIVLHDVINNYFAHKAIEKGADGLIAVASGAGGHAGVKSPFALIQEIRQWFDGPLALAGSIASGKAILAAQVMGADLAYIGTPFIATKEANASDAYKQAIVDGTSDDIIYSNLFTGVHGNYLAPSIIAAGLDPDRLPVSDPSQMNFARETKPWKDIWGAGQGIGTIKEVITASAFIDKLYQEYIQARQSILKQIHFDTSNSNEAVK